A genomic region of Procambarus clarkii isolate CNS0578487 chromosome 88, FALCON_Pclarkii_2.0, whole genome shotgun sequence contains the following coding sequences:
- the LOC123745792 gene encoding serine/threonine-protein kinase meng-po — protein MLAKMEPRAGGSCDLPEESLSDHYDILNIISYGRMGKIYLAATRVTGMEVALKAICRDMCRRRDVQREYHYASHLNHPNLASATARLFQTDLYIVFPIEYAPYGDLWSHLSSRTIDEVQTRWVAEQVASALTYLHGFQLVHGSITPDNILIFRPNLSIIKVTDFGSTCRGGTFMRRQHLAGPYSPPELSRGEGAEGYYTGISLDSWALGILIIHCLTGSKPWATTDVTDPEYAAFRNWQQVKSIRVPRTFKRFTVRLLRLLRRLLEPHGWARYPAKEVFKYLEDDWLIKSRDRSDSQDFNSSLVLMHHPQSYSSVNEDPKDPQQECDTREQPSQGRVSSPRRFLAELLRFTSPNSSAKHRRKNHSWHKSSCSSSSSSSFSWLNSSSSTSSFSTSTNYSSV, from the exons ATGTTGGCAAAGATGGAGCCAAGAGCCGGTGGGAGCTGTGATCTTCCCGAGGAGTCTCTTAGTGACCATTATGACATCCTCAATATCATCAGTTACGGCAGGATGGGCAAG ATATATTTAGCGGCTACGCGAGTGACGGGGATGGAGGTAGCTCTGAAGGCTATATGCCGAGACATGTGCAGGCGAAGGGATGTCCAGCGTGAATACCACTATGCTTCACACCTCAACCACCCGAACCTGGCCTCTGCCACTGCCCGGCTCTTCCAGACAGATCTTTACATTGTGTTCCCCATTGAATATGCGCCCTATGGGGATCTGTGGTCTCATCTGAGTTCAAGAACCATCGATGAG GTACAAACTCGTTGGGTAGCGGAGCAAGTAGCCAGTGCCCTAACTTATCTCCACGGGTTCCAGCTGGTGCACGGAAGCATCACCCCTGACAACATCCTCATCTTCAGACCCAACCTTTCAATAATCAAGGTCACTGACTTTGGCTCTACATGTCGGGGTGGAACATTTATGCGCCGTCAGCATTTAGCTGGACCATATAGCCCACCAGAGCTGAGTCGTGGGGAGGGTGCTGAGGGCTATTATACTGGAATCTCGCTTGACTCGTGGGCTTTGGGTATTCTCATCATTCATTGCTTAACAGGAAGCAAACCTTGGGCCACTACTGATGTTACCGACCCTGAATATGCTGCCTTCCGAAACTGGCAACAGGTAAAGTCTATCAGGGTGCCAAGGACTTTCAAAAGGTTCACTGTTCGTCTCCTACGTCTTCTGCGTCGTCTCCTCGAACCACATGGATGGGCACGATATCCTGCTAAGGAAGTATTCAAGTACCTAGAAGATGACTGGTTGATAAAATCCCGTGACAGGAGTGACAGTCAAGATTTCAATTCATCTCTGGTGTTGATGCACcaccctcagtcatactcttcagTAAATGAAGACCCAAAGGACCCACAGCAAGAATGTGACACTCGGGAGCAGCCATCACAAGGCAGGGTCTCAAGCCCAAGACGTTTCTTGGCTGAACTTCTACGGTTCACTTCCCCGAACTCCTCGGCCAAGCACCGCCGAAAAAATCACTCGTGGCACAAATCCTCATGCTCCTCATCATCTTCCTCATCCTTCTCATGGCTcaactcttcttcctccacatctTCATTCAGTACCTCAACCAATTATTCATCTGTGTGA